The genomic region GCCGGAAATCGATGACACCATTGATTACGTCTTCACCCTGCGCATGCGCAGCACGCCGGTGCGGCTGCGCCTGTTGAAGCATCCTGGCTGCCAGTACATGTACCTGGCCGTGGAACGGCGCTAAGGGCCGGAATGGCGATTTTTCTGCCTTCGCCGCAGTCATGGGGAGCAGACCACTGACATTCCCTCCCTTCGATGACGCACGGCTCCTGGACTGGCTGCAGGAGGCCGATGGCGACAAGGCCGATCGATTGCCGTTCGGCATCATCGCCATGGACCATGACGGTTACGTCGAGCTGTACAATGCCTACGAGGCAAAGGCGTCCGGCTTCACCCGAGAGCGGGCCATCGGCCGGAACTTCTTCCGGACATTCGGGCGTTGCACGAACAACCCGCTGGTTGCGGGACGGCTGCTGGGGAATGCCGACATCGATGATACCATCCATCATACCTTCACCTTCCGCATGAAGGTGGTCCCGGTGCGCCTGCGCCTGCTCAAGCGGCTGCCGCTGGCGCGGATGGCGCTGGCCGTGGACCAGGGGGCGTGATGATCGATTGCGATCACTCATCCGACCTGGAGATCCTGACCGACTTCCTCTACGTCGTGCCGATCGGCCTGATGCGGTTCCGGCTGGATGGCGAGGTCGAGCTGGTCAACCCGATGGTGGCGCAGATGCTGATGCCGCTGCTGCCGGACGGCGACCTGTCGAATGTCTACGCGTCCCTGGGGCGCTTCGTGCCGAACCTGGACAGGCGGCTGAGCGAGTTTCCCTTCAACCACGGCATCGTCATGCACCAGGAGCGCTACCATGCGGTGATGGAGCCCCATCGCGTGGTGCTTTCGGTCACCATCCATCGCGTCGACCAGACCGCCTGGATCGCCGTCATCGAGGACGTGACGGCGCAGGCCGAGCAGGAGCGGCAGCTCGCCGAGACCAAGGCGGATCTTACCTGGCGTCGTTACTTCGATCCCTTGACCCGCCTGCCCAACCGCAGCCAGCTGGAACTCAGGCTGGCCGAGTCCGGCCGGCAGGAAGGCGAACGGCCGACGCTGGTCTTCATCGACATCGCCGGCGTGCGGGCCATCATGGAAATGAGGGGCTACACCGCGGGCGACCGGCTGCTGGTCGAAATCGCTGACCGGTTGCGCAAGGTCGCGGGCGAGTCCAATTTCGTCGCGCGTCTCGGCGGGACAAACTTCGTCATCCTGTGCCGATGGCTCGGCAACGAGGCGCTGAAGGACCTGGAATACAGGATCCAGGAGGCGATCGCCGCCCCGTTCCGGATCGAACACGAGAACTGCGTCGTCTCCGCCAACGTCGCCATCGCGCCGGTTGACCAGCCGGCCGGCTTCGATCTGATGAAGGCTGCCGGAAAGGCCATGCACGAGCTGCGGCAGCGGCACGAGAGCGAGGAAAATGCCGAACGCCATCGGCAAAAGATGGAATCGCTCGGCCGCATGATGGGTGGGGTCGCCCATGAGATCAACAATATGCTGCAGCCTATCGGCGTGCTCGCCGAGGAGCTGATCATCAGCAACCTGGTCAGGGAGGCGGGGCGTCAGCATCTCGATGTCATGCTGGAGTGCACGGAAAAGACGAAGGAGATCATCGCCGGCCTGCTCGCGTTCTCCAGGCCGGGGGTGCGCGAGGTCGAGGTGGTGGAGCCCGCCGAGGTGCTCGCTGACAGCCTGCGCCTCGCGCGCCAGGCCATTCCGGTCAACGTGTTCGTACGGACGGAGGTGGCCGGGGTCGTGCCGCGCATTGCCGTCAACCGCACGGCCTTCTCGCAGATCATCCTCAACCTGCTGACGAACGCAGCGGCCGCGATGGGGTACCGGGGCAGCGTGAGGGTCACGCTGAACGAGCATCTGGTTGTGGAATCCGGTCACGCCAGGATAGTGCGGCGGCCCCGCTACGTGCGCCTGCGAGTGATCGACACCGGGTGCGGCATGAACCGGGAGACGCTTGACCGGGTCTTCGAGCCCTTCTTCACCACCAAGCCCATCGGCCAGGGGACCGGCCTCGGCCTGCCGGTCGTGTACGGCCTGGTGCAGGAAATGCGCGGGATCATCACGCTGCTGAGCGAGCCGGGGCAGGGAACGACGGTGACGATCCTGATCCCCGTTCACGAGGACGCCCCGGACCGCGTGGGGGCGGACAGGACGGCTCTTGCGGGCGTCACCGCGCGGCCCGTGTTGCAGGAAGCCATTTCCGATGATGGACAGTGAGCATGGCGTCGATTCTGCTGATTGAAGACGTGCCGGCAGTTCTGTTGTCGCTGCGGCTGATCCTGCAGGGCAAGGGCCATCAGGTCACCGACGCCACCAACGGTGCGGAGGCGGTCGAACTGCTGCGCGTCACCCGGTTCGACCTGGTCATCACCGACATCTGGATGGCGGGGGCCAGCGGGGTGGACGTGATCCGCGAAGGCAGGCGCCACTCGCCGCCCACGCGCTTCCTGGGGATCACCGGCGGCAACCCCAACGTGTCCGGGCAGGTGGAAGAGCCGCATCCCGACCGGTACGGCGCCGATTTGCTGCTGCGCAAACCCTTCAAGCGGGAGGCGCTGCTCTCGGCCGTCGAGCAGTTGCTGCGGCCATCGTGACCGAACGCCCGGGCATGGGGCCCGCCACAGGCCGGATCAATGCCCCATCGGGGCGGCCCCTCCCAGCCTGACCTTGCGCAGCGTCAGCGCCAGCGGCACCGCGGCGAGCGAGATCAGCGTGAGCACCCAGAACACGTCCATGTAGGCAAGCAGCGAGACCTGGGCCTGCACCTGGCGGCCGATCCACGCCGCCGCCTGCTGCTGCGCCAGGCCCGGCGGGCTGCCCTGGGCGGTGAACCAGCCGACGAGGTGCTGCAGCGTGTCCTGGTAGGCCACCCCGGAGGGCACCACGTGCTCGACCAGCCGGCTCTGGTGGAACTGCTCGCGATGGGCGAGGATGTTGGACGCCAGCGAGATGCCAATCGAGCCGCCGGTGTTGCGCGCCGCGTTGATCAGCGCCGAGGCTTGGTCGGTCCTGGCCGGCGGGATGCCGTCGTAGGAGGCCGCGGTGATCGAGAGGAAGATCAGCGGCAGCCCCACGCCGGTCAGCATCCGTGCATGCGCGAGAAACCAGAAGTCGAGGCCCTCGTACACGTTGGTCATCTGGTGCATCGAGGCTGCGATCACCAGGGCGCCCGCCATGATCATGAATTTGGGCTGGACCCTGGTCGAGAGCCGGGCGACGACGAACATCATCGCCATGGTCACCAGCCCGCCGGGCGAGAGCATCAGCCCGGCCCAGGTGGCGGTGTAGCCGAAATCCGCCTGCACCAGTTGCGGCAGGAACTGCGTGGTCGCCATCAGGATGGCGCCGGTCGCCAGCATCACCAGGAAGCAGGCCCCGAACTGCCGGCTTGCCACCATGCGCAGATCCACCGCGGGATTGCGGCGGGTCATCTCCCACGGGATCATCAGCACGAAGGCCAGTGCGCACACCGTCGCCGCCGCCACGATGAACGAGGAAGCGAACCAGTCATCCTCCAGCCCGCGGTCGAGCACCACCTCCAGCGCGCCGAGGAAGGTCGCGACCAGTGCGAAGCCGATCCAGTCGAACGCCTCGCCGCGCCGGTGCCGGCGTTGCTCCGCCTCGGCCGGGGCATCGTGCAGCAGTGATCCGATCAGCACGAAGGTCAGCGCGCCCACCGGGCCGTTGATGAGAAAGCACCAGTGCCAGGAAATGTTGTCGGACAGCCAGCCGCCGAGCGTCGGCCCGACCACGGGGGCGACCACCACCGCCACGCCGAACAGCGCGAAGCCCTGCCCACGCTTCTCCGGCGGAAAGGAATCCGCGAGGATCGACTGTGCCACCGGGACCATGCCGCCGCCGCCCAGCCCCTGCAGCACGCGCAGCAGCAGCAGGGCTTCCAGGTTCGGGGCGAAGCCGCACAACACCGAGCTGATGGTAAAAAGCGCAAGGCAGATCAGGAAGAAGGTCTTGCGCCCGAGCCGCCGCGCCAGGAAGCTGCTGGCGGTGAGGA from Rhodovastum atsumiense harbors:
- a CDS encoding PAS domain-containing protein produces the protein MGSRPLTFPPFDDARLLDWLQEADGDKADRLPFGIIAMDHDGYVELYNAYEAKASGFTRERAIGRNFFRTFGRCTNNPLVAGRLLGNADIDDTIHHTFTFRMKVVPVRLRLLKRLPLARMALAVDQGA
- a CDS encoding ATP-binding protein, with protein sequence MIDCDHSSDLEILTDFLYVVPIGLMRFRLDGEVELVNPMVAQMLMPLLPDGDLSNVYASLGRFVPNLDRRLSEFPFNHGIVMHQERYHAVMEPHRVVLSVTIHRVDQTAWIAVIEDVTAQAEQERQLAETKADLTWRRYFDPLTRLPNRSQLELRLAESGRQEGERPTLVFIDIAGVRAIMEMRGYTAGDRLLVEIADRLRKVAGESNFVARLGGTNFVILCRWLGNEALKDLEYRIQEAIAAPFRIEHENCVVSANVAIAPVDQPAGFDLMKAAGKAMHELRQRHESEENAERHRQKMESLGRMMGGVAHEINNMLQPIGVLAEELIISNLVREAGRQHLDVMLECTEKTKEIIAGLLAFSRPGVREVEVVEPAEVLADSLRLARQAIPVNVFVRTEVAGVVPRIAVNRTAFSQIILNLLTNAAAAMGYRGSVRVTLNEHLVVESGHARIVRRPRYVRLRVIDTGCGMNRETLDRVFEPFFTTKPIGQGTGLGLPVVYGLVQEMRGIITLLSEPGQGTTVTILIPVHEDAPDRVGADRTALAGVTARPVLQEAISDDGQ
- a CDS encoding response regulator, which gives rise to MASILLIEDVPAVLLSLRLILQGKGHQVTDATNGAEAVELLRVTRFDLVITDIWMAGASGVDVIREGRRHSPPTRFLGITGGNPNVSGQVEEPHPDRYGADLLLRKPFKREALLSAVEQLLRPS
- a CDS encoding DHA2 family efflux MFS transporter permease subunit yields the protein MSPAPRHAANPWLIAVLVALASFMEVLDTTIANVALPYIAGGMGVSQDDASWVVTTYLVSNAIILTASSFLARRLGRKTFFLICLALFTISSVLCGFAPNLEALLLLRVLQGLGGGGMVPVAQSILADSFPPEKRGQGFALFGVAVVVAPVVGPTLGGWLSDNISWHWCFLINGPVGALTFVLIGSLLHDAPAEAEQRRHRRGEAFDWIGFALVATFLGALEVVLDRGLEDDWFASSFIVAAATVCALAFVLMIPWEMTRRNPAVDLRMVASRQFGACFLVMLATGAILMATTQFLPQLVQADFGYTATWAGLMLSPGGLVTMAMMFVVARLSTRVQPKFMIMAGALVIAASMHQMTNVYEGLDFWFLAHARMLTGVGLPLIFLSITAASYDGIPPARTDQASALINAARNTGGSIGISLASNILAHREQFHQSRLVEHVVPSGVAYQDTLQHLVGWFTAQGSPPGLAQQQAAAWIGRQVQAQVSLLAYMDVFWVLTLISLAAVPLALTLRKVRLGGAAPMGH